A genome region from Brachymonas denitrificans includes the following:
- the metG gene encoding methionine--tRNA ligase: MSRQLFVTTALPYANGTFHIGHIMEYIQADIWVRFQRMQGHEVNFVGADDAHGAPIMIAAEKAGKTPQQFVADIAAGRKQYLEGFHISHDHWYSTDSPENTELAQSIYLGLKKAGLIESRTIEQFYDPDKGMFLPDRFIKGECPKCGAKDQYGDNCENCGAVYSPTELKNPFSALSGATPVLRNSEHFFFKLSDPRAVEFLKQWTAGESTPGVPHVQPEVLNKIKEWFQPASDGSSGDQPQLGDWDISRDAPYFGIEIPDAPGKYFYVWLDAPIGYLASLKNLLKLRGQDYDAYFANPELEQYHFIGKDIITFHTLFWPAMLHFSGRKTPNGIFVHGFLTVNNGEKMSKSRGTGLDPLKYLSLKMNPEWLRYYLAAKLNGRNEDIDFNADDFMARVNSDLIGKFVNIASRSAGFLTKRFEGKLGTLDAQGTTLLAELQQAGDDIAKLYETRDYARAVREIMALADKVNVYVDQHKPWELAKQQGQEQRLHEVCTLCIEAFRVLTIYLKPILPRLAAEVANLLIVPPENFADARKALGAGHQMDEFKHLMQRVDVKQLDALFAPPADAAPAKEPEKKAAKKPQALAAPVNPNAPGGEALAPTITIDDFAKVDLRIAKILECKAVEGSTKLLQLTLDAGEKDEAGQPKTRNVFSGIASMYQPEQLVGKLTVLVANLAPRKMKFGLSEGMVLAASHADEAAQPGIYVLEPFPGAQPGMRIH; the protein is encoded by the coding sequence ATGTCGCGCCAACTGTTCGTCACCACTGCCCTGCCCTATGCCAACGGCACCTTCCACATCGGCCACATCATGGAGTACATCCAGGCCGACATCTGGGTGCGTTTCCAGCGCATGCAGGGCCACGAGGTGAACTTCGTCGGCGCCGACGACGCGCACGGCGCACCCATCATGATCGCCGCCGAAAAGGCCGGCAAGACGCCGCAGCAGTTCGTCGCCGACATCGCCGCCGGCCGCAAGCAGTACCTGGAAGGCTTCCACATCAGCCACGACCACTGGTACAGCACCGACAGCCCGGAAAACACCGAACTTGCGCAATCCATCTACCTCGGCCTGAAGAAAGCCGGCCTGATCGAGAGCCGCACCATCGAGCAGTTCTACGACCCCGACAAGGGCATGTTCCTGCCCGACCGCTTCATCAAGGGCGAGTGCCCCAAGTGCGGCGCCAAGGACCAGTACGGCGACAACTGCGAGAACTGCGGCGCCGTCTACAGCCCTACTGAACTCAAGAATCCCTTCTCCGCCCTGAGCGGCGCCACGCCGGTGCTGCGCAACAGCGAGCACTTCTTCTTCAAGCTGTCCGACCCGCGTGCGGTCGAATTCCTCAAGCAGTGGACGGCCGGCGAGAGCACCCCGGGCGTGCCGCATGTGCAGCCCGAAGTGCTGAACAAGATCAAGGAATGGTTCCAGCCCGCCTCCGACGGCAGCAGTGGCGACCAGCCCCAGCTCGGCGACTGGGACATCTCGCGCGATGCGCCCTATTTCGGCATCGAGATTCCGGATGCCCCGGGCAAATACTTCTACGTCTGGCTCGATGCCCCCATCGGCTACCTCGCCAGCCTGAAGAACCTGCTCAAGCTGCGTGGCCAGGACTACGACGCCTATTTCGCCAACCCGGAGCTGGAGCAGTACCACTTCATCGGCAAGGACATCATCACCTTCCACACGCTGTTCTGGCCCGCCATGCTGCACTTCAGCGGCCGCAAGACGCCCAACGGCATCTTCGTGCACGGCTTCCTGACCGTGAACAACGGCGAGAAAATGAGCAAGAGCCGCGGCACCGGCCTGGATCCGCTCAAGTACCTGAGCCTGAAGATGAACCCCGAGTGGCTGCGCTACTACCTGGCCGCCAAACTCAATGGCCGCAACGAGGACATCGATTTCAACGCCGACGACTTCATGGCGCGCGTCAACAGCGACCTGATCGGCAAGTTCGTCAACATCGCCTCGCGTTCTGCCGGCTTCCTCACCAAGCGCTTCGAGGGCAAGCTGGGCACCCTGGATGCCCAGGGCACCACCCTGCTGGCCGAACTGCAGCAGGCCGGCGACGACATCGCCAAGCTGTACGAAACCCGTGACTACGCCCGCGCCGTGCGCGAGATCATGGCACTGGCCGACAAGGTCAACGTCTATGTCGACCAGCACAAGCCCTGGGAACTGGCCAAGCAGCAAGGCCAGGAGCAGCGCCTGCACGAGGTGTGCACGCTGTGCATCGAGGCCTTCCGCGTGCTGACCATCTACCTCAAGCCCATCCTGCCACGCCTGGCGGCCGAAGTCGCCAACCTGCTGATCGTGCCGCCGGAGAACTTTGCCGACGCGCGCAAGGCGCTGGGCGCCGGCCACCAGATGGACGAATTCAAGCACCTGATGCAGCGCGTGGACGTGAAGCAACTCGACGCCCTGTTCGCCCCGCCGGCCGACGCCGCCCCTGCCAAGGAGCCGGAAAAGAAGGCTGCCAAGAAGCCGCAGGCACTGGCAGCCCCGGTCAACCCCAACGCCCCCGGCGGCGAAGCGCTGGCGCCCACCATTACCATCGACGACTTCGCCAAGGTCGACCTGCGTATCGCCAAGATCCTGGAATGCAAAGCCGTGGAAGGGTCCACCAAGCTGCTGCAGCTCACGCTGGATGCCGGCGAAAAGGACGAAGCCGGCCAGCCGAAGACACGCAACGTGTTCAGCGGCATCGCCAGCATGTACCAGCCCGAGCAGCTGGTCGGCAAGCTCACCGTGCTGGTTGCCAATCTGGCGCCGCGCAAGATGAAGTTCGGCCTGAGCGAAGGCATGGTGCTGGCCGCCAGCCACGCGGACGAAGCAGCACAGCCGGGCATCTACGTGCTGGAGCCCTTCCCGGGTGCCCAGCCCGGCATGCGCATACACTGA
- the apbC gene encoding iron-sulfur cluster carrier protein ApbC, protein MTIPAELLQALAAVTDETGAPLVNDKSIKDLVWTGNRLAFTLEMGYPAASRHPAIREALQQATRTLPGVEQVDVEITTKVVPHAVQSGIQLIKGVKNVVAVASGKGGVGKSTTSANLALALAAEGAKVGLLDADIYGPSMPMMLGVQGKPESLDGKSMEPMVGHGVRVMSIGFLIDADQAMIWRGPMASQALDQLLHQTHWGTAPDDELDYLVVDMPPGTGDIQLSLSQRVPVTGAVMVTTPQDIALLDVKKGINMFQKVGVPILGVVENMAVHVCSNCGHLEHIFGHEGGKRLAEAQGLPYLGALPLSLRIREQADSGAPTVVSDPDSQAAQTYREIARKVAASIAAKGRDYTHKFPTIKVSHGT, encoded by the coding sequence ATGACTATTCCCGCAGAACTCCTCCAGGCCCTGGCCGCTGTCACCGACGAAACCGGCGCTCCGCTCGTGAATGACAAGTCCATCAAGGATCTGGTCTGGACTGGCAATCGTCTCGCTTTCACGCTCGAGATGGGCTATCCGGCAGCCAGCCGCCATCCGGCGATCCGCGAGGCGCTGCAACAGGCAACGCGGACACTGCCCGGCGTGGAGCAGGTCGACGTGGAGATCACGACCAAGGTGGTGCCGCATGCGGTGCAATCCGGCATCCAGCTGATCAAGGGCGTGAAGAACGTGGTGGCTGTGGCTTCCGGCAAGGGCGGCGTGGGCAAGAGCACCACCTCGGCCAATCTGGCGCTGGCGCTGGCCGCCGAAGGCGCAAAGGTCGGCCTGCTGGACGCAGATATCTATGGCCCCAGCATGCCGATGATGCTGGGCGTGCAGGGCAAGCCCGAAAGCCTGGATGGCAAGTCGATGGAGCCGATGGTTGGCCACGGCGTGCGCGTGATGTCGATCGGCTTCCTGATCGACGCCGACCAGGCCATGATCTGGCGCGGGCCCATGGCATCGCAGGCGCTGGACCAGTTGCTGCACCAGACGCACTGGGGCACGGCTCCCGATGACGAACTCGACTATCTGGTGGTGGACATGCCGCCCGGCACCGGAGACATCCAGCTCTCGCTAAGCCAGCGCGTGCCGGTGACGGGCGCCGTGATGGTGACCACGCCGCAGGACATTGCCCTGCTGGACGTGAAGAAGGGCATCAACATGTTCCAGAAGGTCGGCGTGCCGATTCTGGGCGTGGTGGAAAACATGGCCGTGCATGTGTGCAGCAACTGCGGGCACCTGGAGCACATCTTCGGCCACGAAGGCGGCAAGCGTCTGGCCGAGGCGCAGGGGCTGCCCTATCTGGGCGCGCTGCCGCTGTCGCTCCGCATCCGCGAGCAGGCCGACAGCGGGGCGCCCACCGTGGTGTCCGACCCGGACAGCCAGGCCGCGCAGACCTATCGCGAGATTGCGCGCAAGGTGGCGGCCAGCATCGCGGCGAAGGGGCGTGACTATACGCACAAATTCCCCACGATCAAGGTGTCGCACGGAACCTGA
- a CDS encoding ABC transporter ATP-binding protein gives MSAISIQSLVKTFPPRGNAPAVHALDHVSFDIGHGEFFGLLGPNGAGKTTLISILAGLARASSGSIKVHGFDVRTEYVQARRHLGIVPQELVFDPFFTVREALRFQSGYFGLRHNDDWIDELLAGLGLADKANANMRQLSGGMKRRVLVAQALVHRPPVIVLDEPTAGVDVELRQTLWHFVADLNRKGHTVLLTTHYLEEAEALCHRIAMLKKGQVIALEKTSTLLANATANVLHFKTDAPLPPALAGLARITGRMVELPAHDPQEIEQHLAALRQAGVSVEELEIRKADLEDVFITLMNAPSCPAGVDARGVQA, from the coding sequence ATGTCTGCCATCTCCATCCAATCCCTCGTCAAGACCTTCCCGCCGCGCGGCAATGCACCGGCGGTGCATGCGCTGGACCATGTCAGTTTCGACATCGGCCACGGCGAGTTCTTCGGTCTGCTCGGCCCCAACGGCGCCGGCAAGACCACGCTGATTTCCATCCTGGCCGGGCTGGCGCGTGCTAGCTCCGGTTCCATCAAGGTGCACGGTTTCGACGTGCGCACAGAGTACGTGCAGGCGCGCCGCCACCTGGGCATCGTGCCGCAGGAACTGGTGTTCGATCCCTTCTTCACTGTGCGCGAGGCGCTCCGCTTCCAGTCCGGCTATTTCGGATTGCGTCACAACGACGACTGGATCGACGAGCTGCTGGCCGGCCTGGGCCTGGCCGACAAGGCCAATGCCAACATGCGCCAGCTTTCCGGCGGCATGAAGCGCCGCGTGCTGGTGGCGCAAGCGCTGGTGCACCGTCCGCCTGTCATCGTGCTCGACGAGCCCACCGCTGGCGTGGACGTGGAGTTGCGCCAGACGCTGTGGCATTTCGTGGCCGACCTGAACCGCAAGGGCCATACCGTGCTGCTGACCACCCATTATTTGGAAGAGGCCGAGGCCCTGTGCCACCGCATCGCCATGCTCAAGAAAGGGCAGGTGATCGCGCTGGAAAAGACCAGCACGCTGCTGGCCAATGCCACGGCCAACGTGCTGCACTTCAAGACCGACGCGCCGCTGCCGCCCGCGCTGGCGGGGCTGGCCCGCATCACCGGCCGCATGGTGGAGCTGCCTGCGCATGATCCTCAGGAGATCGAGCAGCATCTGGCCGCGCTGCGCCAGGCCGGTGTGTCGGTGGAAGAGCTGGAAATCCGCAAGGCCGATCTGGAAGACGTGTTCATCACGCTCATGAACGCGCCGAGCTGCCCGGCGGGTGTGGACGCACGAGGAGTACAGGCATGA